The Syngnathus typhle isolate RoL2023-S1 ecotype Sweden linkage group LG1, RoL_Styp_1.0, whole genome shotgun sequence genome includes a window with the following:
- the LOC133161846 gene encoding cytosolic beta-glucosidase isoform X3 codes for MFPSDFAWGAATAAYQIEGGWQADGKGPSIWDTFCHEEGHVCGAQTGDVTCNSYELWEKDLKCIQQLGLTHYRLSLSWSRLLPDGTTGHVNQKGVQYYNKVIDDLLSCDVSPMVTLYHFDLPQSLQDRGGWKTPAIASLFDGYARFCFQTFGDRVKLWLTINEPYVCAKYGHEDGVHAPGLKEAGTTAYLAAHNMLRSHVMAWHSYDSLYRPKQGGAVSLAINSDWFEPFRPEHAADVAASDRSLAFTLGWFAWPLFVTGDYPDVMRAAIDAQSSNLGYDGSPRLPAFSEDEPSALGTADFFALNYYTSRKVKHGYVGQRRICMKHDRDTEDVLDPNWSICGAPWLAVVPCGLRKLLNYIKDTFGDPVVYITENGFCQTGPLVMEDAQRGEFYKETIQEVEKAIGEDGVNVRGYFAWSLLDNFEWADGFDLRFGLFHVDFSDPERRRTIYRSGLEYAGIISKCKAVHSK; via the exons ATGTTTCCGAGTGactttgcatggggagctgcaaCTGCAGCATATCAGATTGAAG GGGGTTGGCAAGCGGACGGCAAGGGTCCGAGCATCTGGGACACATTTTGTCATGAGGAGGGCCATGTGTGCGGCGCGCAGACAGGTGACGTGACCTGCAACAGCTATGAATTGTGGGAAAAAGACCTGAAGTGCATCCAGCAACTCGGGCTGACCCACTACCGCCTGTCACTCTCCTGGTCACGCCTCCTTCCTGATGGGACGACCGGACATGTCAATCAAAAAG GTGTCCAGTACTACAACAAAGTGATTGATGATTTACTGTCATGTGACGTGTCCCCCATGGTCACGCTCTACCACTTCGACCTGCCTCAGTCCCTGCAGGATCGCGGCGGCTGGAAAACGCCCGCCATCGCCTCCCTCTTTGACGGCTACGCTCGCTTTTGTTTCCAAACGTTCGGGGACCGTGTCAAACTCTGGCTCACCATCAACGAGCCGTACGTGTGCGCCAAGTACGGCCACGAGGACGGCGTCCACGCGCCGGGCCTGAAAGAAGCGGGAACCACGGCCTACCTGGCCGCTCATAACATGTTGCGGAGCCACGTCATGGCTTGGCACAGCTACGACTCGCTCTACAGGCCAAAGCAG GGTGGAGCAGTGTCCCTGGCCATCAACAGTGACTGGTTCGAGCCGTTTCGCCCAGAGCACGCCGCGGATGTCGCCGCTTCAGATCGCTCCCTGGCCTTCACCTTGGGATGGTTCGCGTGGCCGCTCTTCGTCACCGGGGATTACCCCGACGTAATGAGGGCGGCCATCGATGCTCAGAGCAGCAATCTAGGCTACGACGGTAGCCCGAGACTTCCCGCCTTCTCCGAGGACGAGCCGTCCGCGTTAGGCACGGCCGACTTTTTTGCCTTGAACTATTACACATCCCGAAAGGTCAAACACGGATACGTCGGCCAGAGACGGATTTGCATGAAACACGACCGGGACACGGAGGATGTCTTGGATCCCAATTGGAGTATTTGTGGCGCGCCCTGGTTGGCAGTGGTGCCGTGTGGCTTGCGCAAGCTCCTCAACTACATCAAG gacacatttggcGACCCAGTGGTCTACATAACAGAAAATGGCTTCTGTCAGACGGGGCCGTTGGTGATGGAGGACGCTCAGCGTGGTGAGTTTTACAAGGAAACCATCCAGGAAGTGGAAAAAG CTATCGGAGAAGACGGCGTCAATGTCCGCGGCTACTTTGCCTGGTCACTTCTGGACAACTTTGAGTGGGCAGACGGATTCGATCTCCGCTTTGGATTGTTCCACGTGGACTTTTCCGACCCTGAGAGAAGGCGAACGATATACCGCTCTGGATTGGAGTATGCGGGGATCATCTCAAAATGCAAAGCTGTGCACTCTAAATGA
- the LOC133161846 gene encoding cytosolic beta-glucosidase isoform X2, with product MLNRRRLFSPGNQMPPFVFIRRYEYVRSMRRFPRWKFFSEVSPPRGWQADGKGPSIWDTFCHEEGHVCGAQTGDVTCNSYELWEKDLKCIQQLGLTHYRLSLSWSRLLPDGTTGHVNQKGVQYYNKVIDDLLSCDVSPMVTLYHFDLPQSLQDRGGWKTPAIASLFDGYARFCFQTFGDRVKLWLTINEPYVCAKYGHEDGVHAPGLKEAGTTAYLAAHNMLRSHVMAWHSYDSLYRPKQGGAVSLAINSDWFEPFRPEHAADVAASDRSLAFTLGWFAWPLFVTGDYPDVMRAAIDAQSSNLGYDGSPRLPAFSEDEPSALGTADFFALNYYTSRKVKHGYVGQRRICMKHDRDTEDVLDPNWSICGAPWLAVVPCGLRKLLNYIKDTFGDPVVYITENGFCQTGPLVMEDAQRAIGEDGVNVRGYFAWSLLDNFEWADGFDLRFGLFHVDFSDPERRRTIYRSGLEYAGIISKCKAVHSK from the exons ATGCTTAATCGCCGACGACTTTTCTCTCCAGGCAATCAGATGCCGCCGTTTGTTTTCATACGACGGTACGAGTATGTACGCAGCATGCGGAGATTTCCTCGCTGGAAATTCTTCTCGGAGGTCAGCCCCCCTC GGGGTTGGCAAGCGGACGGCAAGGGTCCGAGCATCTGGGACACATTTTGTCATGAGGAGGGCCATGTGTGCGGCGCGCAGACAGGTGACGTGACCTGCAACAGCTATGAATTGTGGGAAAAAGACCTGAAGTGCATCCAGCAACTCGGGCTGACCCACTACCGCCTGTCACTCTCCTGGTCACGCCTCCTTCCTGATGGGACGACCGGACATGTCAATCAAAAAG GTGTCCAGTACTACAACAAAGTGATTGATGATTTACTGTCATGTGACGTGTCCCCCATGGTCACGCTCTACCACTTCGACCTGCCTCAGTCCCTGCAGGATCGCGGCGGCTGGAAAACGCCCGCCATCGCCTCCCTCTTTGACGGCTACGCTCGCTTTTGTTTCCAAACGTTCGGGGACCGTGTCAAACTCTGGCTCACCATCAACGAGCCGTACGTGTGCGCCAAGTACGGCCACGAGGACGGCGTCCACGCGCCGGGCCTGAAAGAAGCGGGAACCACGGCCTACCTGGCCGCTCATAACATGTTGCGGAGCCACGTCATGGCTTGGCACAGCTACGACTCGCTCTACAGGCCAAAGCAG GGTGGAGCAGTGTCCCTGGCCATCAACAGTGACTGGTTCGAGCCGTTTCGCCCAGAGCACGCCGCGGATGTCGCCGCTTCAGATCGCTCCCTGGCCTTCACCTTGGGATGGTTCGCGTGGCCGCTCTTCGTCACCGGGGATTACCCCGACGTAATGAGGGCGGCCATCGATGCTCAGAGCAGCAATCTAGGCTACGACGGTAGCCCGAGACTTCCCGCCTTCTCCGAGGACGAGCCGTCCGCGTTAGGCACGGCCGACTTTTTTGCCTTGAACTATTACACATCCCGAAAGGTCAAACACGGATACGTCGGCCAGAGACGGATTTGCATGAAACACGACCGGGACACGGAGGATGTCTTGGATCCCAATTGGAGTATTTGTGGCGCGCCCTGGTTGGCAGTGGTGCCGTGTGGCTTGCGCAAGCTCCTCAACTACATCAAG gacacatttggcGACCCAGTGGTCTACATAACAGAAAATGGCTTCTGTCAGACGGGGCCGTTGGTGATGGAGGACGCTCAGCGTG CTATCGGAGAAGACGGCGTCAATGTCCGCGGCTACTTTGCCTGGTCACTTCTGGACAACTTTGAGTGGGCAGACGGATTCGATCTCCGCTTTGGATTGTTCCACGTGGACTTTTCCGACCCTGAGAGAAGGCGAACGATATACCGCTCTGGATTGGAGTATGCGGGGATCATCTCAAAATGCAAAGCTGTGCACTCTAAATGA
- the LOC133161846 gene encoding cytosolic beta-glucosidase isoform X1 encodes MLNRRRLFSPGNQMPPFVFIRRYEYVRSMRRFPRWKFFSEVSPPRGWQADGKGPSIWDTFCHEEGHVCGAQTGDVTCNSYELWEKDLKCIQQLGLTHYRLSLSWSRLLPDGTTGHVNQKGVQYYNKVIDDLLSCDVSPMVTLYHFDLPQSLQDRGGWKTPAIASLFDGYARFCFQTFGDRVKLWLTINEPYVCAKYGHEDGVHAPGLKEAGTTAYLAAHNMLRSHVMAWHSYDSLYRPKQGGAVSLAINSDWFEPFRPEHAADVAASDRSLAFTLGWFAWPLFVTGDYPDVMRAAIDAQSSNLGYDGSPRLPAFSEDEPSALGTADFFALNYYTSRKVKHGYVGQRRICMKHDRDTEDVLDPNWSICGAPWLAVVPCGLRKLLNYIKDTFGDPVVYITENGFCQTGPLVMEDAQRGEFYKETIQEVEKAIGEDGVNVRGYFAWSLLDNFEWADGFDLRFGLFHVDFSDPERRRTIYRSGLEYAGIISKCKAVHSK; translated from the exons ATGCTTAATCGCCGACGACTTTTCTCTCCAGGCAATCAGATGCCGCCGTTTGTTTTCATACGACGGTACGAGTATGTACGCAGCATGCGGAGATTTCCTCGCTGGAAATTCTTCTCGGAGGTCAGCCCCCCTC GGGGTTGGCAAGCGGACGGCAAGGGTCCGAGCATCTGGGACACATTTTGTCATGAGGAGGGCCATGTGTGCGGCGCGCAGACAGGTGACGTGACCTGCAACAGCTATGAATTGTGGGAAAAAGACCTGAAGTGCATCCAGCAACTCGGGCTGACCCACTACCGCCTGTCACTCTCCTGGTCACGCCTCCTTCCTGATGGGACGACCGGACATGTCAATCAAAAAG GTGTCCAGTACTACAACAAAGTGATTGATGATTTACTGTCATGTGACGTGTCCCCCATGGTCACGCTCTACCACTTCGACCTGCCTCAGTCCCTGCAGGATCGCGGCGGCTGGAAAACGCCCGCCATCGCCTCCCTCTTTGACGGCTACGCTCGCTTTTGTTTCCAAACGTTCGGGGACCGTGTCAAACTCTGGCTCACCATCAACGAGCCGTACGTGTGCGCCAAGTACGGCCACGAGGACGGCGTCCACGCGCCGGGCCTGAAAGAAGCGGGAACCACGGCCTACCTGGCCGCTCATAACATGTTGCGGAGCCACGTCATGGCTTGGCACAGCTACGACTCGCTCTACAGGCCAAAGCAG GGTGGAGCAGTGTCCCTGGCCATCAACAGTGACTGGTTCGAGCCGTTTCGCCCAGAGCACGCCGCGGATGTCGCCGCTTCAGATCGCTCCCTGGCCTTCACCTTGGGATGGTTCGCGTGGCCGCTCTTCGTCACCGGGGATTACCCCGACGTAATGAGGGCGGCCATCGATGCTCAGAGCAGCAATCTAGGCTACGACGGTAGCCCGAGACTTCCCGCCTTCTCCGAGGACGAGCCGTCCGCGTTAGGCACGGCCGACTTTTTTGCCTTGAACTATTACACATCCCGAAAGGTCAAACACGGATACGTCGGCCAGAGACGGATTTGCATGAAACACGACCGGGACACGGAGGATGTCTTGGATCCCAATTGGAGTATTTGTGGCGCGCCCTGGTTGGCAGTGGTGCCGTGTGGCTTGCGCAAGCTCCTCAACTACATCAAG gacacatttggcGACCCAGTGGTCTACATAACAGAAAATGGCTTCTGTCAGACGGGGCCGTTGGTGATGGAGGACGCTCAGCGTGGTGAGTTTTACAAGGAAACCATCCAGGAAGTGGAAAAAG CTATCGGAGAAGACGGCGTCAATGTCCGCGGCTACTTTGCCTGGTCACTTCTGGACAACTTTGAGTGGGCAGACGGATTCGATCTCCGCTTTGGATTGTTCCACGTGGACTTTTCCGACCCTGAGAGAAGGCGAACGATATACCGCTCTGGATTGGAGTATGCGGGGATCATCTCAAAATGCAAAGCTGTGCACTCTAAATGA